The Tachysurus vachellii isolate PV-2020 chromosome 25, HZAU_Pvac_v1, whole genome shotgun sequence genomic sequence TACTTTACGTTAACCTTTTAACCTAGAAGAGGTAAATTTTCCTGACTCATAACGCTTAAAAAACGAACGTCGGGTAGCTCGCCCTCGAAATTGAGACGACTTTCCACTTCTAAACTAAGTAGGAAACATTAttagtgtgtgacagaagatGCTTCAGTTTGAATAAGATGCTACTCGACAGATTAAATTCACTTTAACCGAGCGttctttgcattgtgtttcgAACAATAGACGTCACAGCGAAGCTTTACTGAAAATCCGGATCGCTGCTTCAAATTTCCTGTAACTTTAACTCTGTCTGCATATAGTCCTGCATGTATGAAAGGGGTTTCAGCCACGCCGTCCTTCTCTTTGTCTGGAACTTTGCCCACcccctgccacacacacacacacacacacacacacacacacacacacacacagctctttgACACTTAGACACAGTTTTCAGTTGACTAAGCCCACTCCTCCTGGTCTGCCCCCACCATCACTGGGAAAGCCCGCCTGTCTGAGAGCACCTCTCTTTTTAcactctctttgtgtctgttatAATAGAGCGAATAGTCACAGAAAAGGCGCGAAAGCAGGCGATTGTGGCTCAGCTTTGAGTTCATGCCACTTCAGGGTGCAAGTGTGTTCCCAGGATTTATCGATTTCTTGCTCTTGTCATCCGATTCTTTACACTTCTCACGAAGTGTGGAGGAAAACAGCTAAAAGTACAGAGCGGCTGATTGTCCTCATTCTCCCGGGGGGAAAAAGCCATTCTCGTTTCCTGTTTTAGAGGAATTTGATATCCTGATTTTTGTTTATCATACAATTTATCTTGAAGCCGTCGAAGTCGGAATTCAGAGGTACCCACGTTCTCTGAAAGGGCTGCGGAATCATCTTTTACCTTTTCCGACAGTTAATAAATTTGTGCGTCTGCGTAGTCAGATATTTAAACCACAAGGGAAATGTGGCTATGGCATGTTTGACAAACTTTTTCCAGAAACCGTGTCTGTGTTTAACAAATGCAGCAAAAGTGTTAGTGCTCATTCGTGTCCTAACTGCAGCTTTTTGAAATAAGTCCAGTAACTCACTATTCCTCATAATTCTATTTTTTACGCCATCATAAGCTTTCAAGATAAACGCATTACTTTGTTACGCGTTTCATGTTCACATTGTCGTACTTCGTACGCCGTCGAATCACGACTCGAGTTCACAAACTAAGGAAGCGTACGTGTAAGGGCGTATTTTGGGATTAAGATAAATAGTGTATATTTTGGATAAATAGTGTTTAacaatttcctgtttctctgttttgCCCCTAGTGTCAGCCACAGCCTTTTACAAAGCACAGCCAGTCATCCAGTTCATGTGCGAGGTCCTGGACATCCACAACATTGACGAGCAGCCCCGTCCCCTCAccgattctcacagagtcaagTTCACCAAAGAAATCAAAGGTGAGTCTTTTGTAGAGTGTTTAATGCTGGTGACTGGGAAAAACAGGGAACGATGAGTACAAGATTCTGGCTTCTTCTTGCCCTAGGCTCCTCTCGAACTATGCGTCATCTGTTTCTCTGAGCTGATCTTTTTGATACGGATTTCATTTAGCGGTGACTCACAACCCAAACCCTCACAGTAATACGTATATTCTGGTGCAACAAGCTTGAAATGTGGACTTTTAAAATTTGTAACGCAAACCAATAAGTCATTTTCTACTCCGTTTGTACCAGAAGAAGAGAAATACAAGTTTCATCCCAATGCTGTTCCCCTTGCCTTGAGCAACAAGTGAATTAAATTCAGACCGGGTTAAAGATTTAAGTGCCAACACTTATtctgtggtgtgttttctcttttctttccttcattgTGTGGGTGTCTTTTAGGTCTTAAGGTTGAGGTGACGCACTGTGGAACCATGCGGAGgaagtacagagtgtgtaacgTGACCCGCCGACCTGCCAGCCATCAAACGTGAGTCACCTTCACTGTGGTCCAGAGCAGGGGCCCGAGATGGGACGGGGCAGGGCATCAAGAAATTTGACAAGTCACTGTGTTTTTAGTCACTGTGTTTTTAGTCACTGTGTTTTTAGTCACTGTGTTTTTAGTCACTGTGTTTTTATGAAGAAAAGACTTACTCAGATGTTACCAGGGAATTAAACCTTGTTTGCAGGATTTCTTTcaagtttttaatttatttggaaCATATTTAGGGGTTTGAACAAGttcttaatattttaatgttaagtAATTGGTTATAAAACCATCTAGCAATTTCCATATGAGGAAAAACTAagattacatacatacaattaTGGCAAAATAGGCCAATGGGCCAGTAAGCTGTTACTAATCCGACAAAACAACGTCCTTATTAATGAATAGGTTTATTATAATTGCCCTATGTGTTATACAAGTAAATATTAGATATCGATGCTTATTAGATTTGCTCGAGATCACACCTGATAACACCAGCGATGTATCGCGATGCGCTTTATTACAATAATGTCTCCTACCTCTGTTGCTGCAGGTTTCCCTTGCAGTTGGAAAATGGACAAACCGTGGAACGGACCGTTGCTCAGTATTTTAGAGAAAAGTACAACCTGCAGCTGAAGTACCCTCACCTGCCGTGTCTGCAGGTCGGCCAGGAGCAGAAACACACCTACCTGCCCCTAGAGGTAAATCTTTAAAGATATCCTCCTTCTAGAAATGCTGATGCTGATCGGGTTTCACAGGAAACAAAGGCAGTTTACTTGTTCTTATTTCTGCGTCTCTTTTCTCGTCAGGTGTGTAACATCGTAGCAGGGCAGAGATGCATCAAGAAACTGACCGATAATCAGACGTCCACTATGATCAAAGCTACAGCGCGCTCAGCACCAGACCGGCAGGAGGAGATCAGCAGACTGGTGAGCGCCCCCTACTGTTTCAAAACAGTATTATAATACTAATGTTGAGGAATGTGATATGCATCCATCAGGTTTTAGGGTTATAATAGTGGAGATAACAACAAACTCTGTTTGTTAGAAAATAAGTGTCTTTGTTTGCATGATAAATCATTTCAGATTGAGTCGAAGTGTGGTCGTAACAAATAAGGGCAAATGCAGTTAATATAATGCGAAACATTTTGACTCAacagattgattgattaatgCGTATATGATTCGGTGGAATAGTCTCTTTGTAAATAAAGCGTACATGCCGTTTCTCTTAACTCACAGCTGGTAAGCAGATATAAATCAGGAGGACGGTTGTCATGGACTCGAAGTGACTTTCCTTATTAGGCATCACTCCATATACACAGGAGGCACGAAGGCCGCACTTTCTCAGATGTGATTTAGATAATAACAGAGTTTCGGTTTGCCAGATTTCCCGAAGCTGTTGCGTTTCCATCGTAGCAGCACGACGGCTTCCATAGCACCCTCTAACACGAGGAGGTGTCTGTGTATCTTCTTAGATTTAAACATATATGTAAACGTAACTAAATTTATCTCTGAAACTCTCATTGGATCCGAACCATCTTTCCAAAAGAACCGGATGCTCTGACAGTGAACGATAATCGAGGGCCACTGGCTTTACTGTGCACGTCGTTTTTTACAATAGCCTTTCATTTTATCTTGTTAGCAAGCTCCAAACATGTCTTGGCTCATCAGCTCCGTTCGGATAATATGAGGATCATGCAtgccagttttttttctttacaaatgcccgttattttttgtgttcatttagttCCAAACAGTGTGAGATGAGCCATGGGCGTAATGAATTTGACATTGCTGATGTACAAAATGTCCCCAGTTTGCATCCATGATTCTAAAAATAACCTTGCAGTCTTTGTTTTTCAAGCGCACACGTCGAGAATTACAGCTCGAGCCGAAGCGAAATGTTCAGTCAGCTGACGGAATTCTTTTCAGACGAAAGCTTTTCACGTTTATCGCGATCTCACCGCACACGATTTTCACGAATAAACGTAGATCATGTCTCTCCTTCACTCCACATTCTCTTCAAGTTTCTacttatctctctctttttttgtgtgtgtctctctccctttttttttcacttccttAGGTACGCAGTGCCAACTATGAGGCCGACCCGTTCGTACAGGAGTTCCAGTTCAAAGTACGGGACGAGATGGCTCACGTGACGGGCCGTGTGTTGCCCGCGCCCATGCTGCAGTACGGGGGCAGGGTGAGCTCAGAGAACTTTCTGGTACCCTTCCTTTAAATCACGCTCATCTCTCTTTGTCCGTCTGCCTGTCTGGCTCTCCACTGGAGGAACTAACCCTGTCTCTAACCCCTGCTGGtgtgaactgtgtgtttgtaaaataaCTAAATCACTGTTCCAGGGTCTGACCAATTGTGCTGATTTGTTAACCAGTCGCCATCAGTCAGCAATTAAccagctatttatttttttttaatttatttattttccggTGCTGAATTAAGTACTAAGAATGAAGTATTGATAGTTTTCACCGTTAAAAACATTCATTGTCAATTTGCTAAACATGGCTCAGCACACCAACTGTGCAGTCACATTAATTAAGGGAcgtaaaaggttttaaaaaatgtagttaagttaaaaaaaataaggaaaaatagtTAGGAAATGCATGTTGGTAATCTTTGAGTAGTTCGCTTTTGtattttacacatttgtttttgaatTTAATCTGATGATGATGTATAGAAACATTCTGACATTTATGTAGAGTACATTTTGgccctgtgtgcgtgtgtgtctgtgtttctgtctgtctgtgtctctgtctgtcttgtttgtctgtgtttctgtctgtctgtctgtctgtctgtctgtctgtttgtatctCAGCATGCAGCAGATCAACCTGTGATTTACTTGCAGAACCGGACTGTTGCCACACCCAGTCACGGCGTGTGGGACATGCGAGGAAAGCAGTTTCACACCGGTGTAGAGATCAAGATGTGGGCCATCGCATGCTTTGCCACACAGAGGCAGTGCCGTGAAGAGATCCTTAAGTAAGTTAAAAACATTTCCAGTGATGTCAGTAAGTGTTTGGAATGAGCCAAATGCTGTCAGCagtggaaaaaatatttttactcattatatatttatttatttttaggggGTTTACAGATCAGCTGCGTAAAATCTCGAAGGATGCCGGGATGCCCATCCAGGGCCAGCCGTGTTTCTGTAAATACGCCCAGGGAGCCGACAGCGTGGAGCCCATGTTCAGGCACCTTAAAAACACCTACTCCGGCTTGCAGCTCATCATCGTCATCCTGCCCGGGAAGACACCTGTCTATGGTACACAACAACGTAACTCAGTCCTCTGATAACTGACTGTTAGGTTCAGAACAACACACTTTGCAGCagtagaacaaaataaaaatgtttgtgtactCAGGCACTGAAATCATTCCTGGTAACTTCTGATGAAGTTTTTAGATTAATTAAAAGGTTCCTGTGATGAACACATGATTGTATAAAACCAgctttaggatttttttttttttttgctagagaAATAGTGAAGGTGATAATGTTGGTTGTTCTCTGAAGCTTTTGTCTGACAGTCAGCAGTGATCATTGCTGCCAGCTCTAGTCGTTCTTTTGTTATTAATACTTTAAATAGGaaggtatttatttttattaaaagtgtgtgtgtttgtgtgtgtgtgtgtgtagcggaGGTGAAGCGTGTAGGAGACACTCTCCTAGGAATGGCCACTCAGTGCGTACAGGTGAAGAACGTGGTGAAGACGTCACCGCAGACGCTCTCCAACCTCTGCTTGAAGATCAACGTCAAACTCGGTGGGATAAACAACATCCTGGTACCACATCAAAGGTGAGAGTTCGGAGAGAGAGAAGCTTTAATTTTTACAAAACCttaaaagcttttcttttgGCAAACGATGATGtagcattaattagctgcaataaaaatgatctcagtGGAAGTTTCTAACAAGGATAGTAAGATAAATGTGTACATGTTGTTCTTTAGGCCATCGGTGTTCCAGCAGCCTGTGATCTTCCTGGGTGCAGATGTCACACACCCTCCTGCTGGAGATGGGAAAAAACCGTCCATCGCTGCGGTGACTGATTTTTCTTATCCATCTGCCTCTAAATGAACATTAGCTCAAATATTCTTCATCTTCTAGCATTTCATGTctcctttacattttttaattctctctcattcccatctctctttctgtaggTGGTAGGCAGTATGGATGCTCACCCCAGTCGGTACTGTGCCACAGTGCGGGTGCAGAGGCCGAGACAGGAAGTGATTCAGGACTTGGCCTCCATGGTACGTGAGCTCCTCATCCAGTTCTACAAATCGACCCGATACAAACCCACCCGCATCATCTTCTACAGGGACGGTGTGTCCGAGGGCCAGTTTAGACAGGTCAGTAATCAGTCTTTTAAACCATCATGCAATCTTATGCTGCATCAGGGTTGCTATTCTACGTCACACCACTCTATCACTGAGCAGTTTTTCTATCTGAcaaatgattgtgtatgtgtgtatactttGTTTCAGGTGCTGTATTATGAACTGCTGGCTATCAGGGAGGCCTGTATCAGCCTGGAGAAAGAGTACCAGCCTGGCATCACCTACATTGTGGTGCAGAAACGCCACCACACCCGCCTGTTCTGTGCCGACCGCAACGAGAGGGTGAGCTCATTTGCAGACCCTAGAAAGTTTCAGCCTTTACATATAAAAAAGATATCACATTTTATCATTGCTTATATTATCACAGATTATCAAAGTTACCCTGACACTCCAAATGAGATGGCCTTCTATTGAATGTAACATCGTAGTAATACTCTGATGCATTTTGGCTAAC encodes the following:
- the ago3a gene encoding protein argonaute-3 isoform X1, whose product is MEIGTSGVVGAQSLFSMPRRPGYGTMGKPIKLLANCFQVEIPKMDVYLYEVDIKPEKCPRRVNREVVDSMVQHFKVTIFGDRRPVYDGKRSLYTANPLPVAPAGVDLDVTLPGEGGKDRPFKVTIKFVSLVSWHLLHEVLTGRSMPEPLELDKPISTNPVHAVDVVLRHLPSMKYTPVGRSFFSAPEGYDHPLGGGREVWFGFHQSVRPAMWKMMLNIDVSATAFYKAQPVIQFMCEVLDIHNIDEQPRPLTDSHRVKFTKEIKGLKVEVTHCGTMRRKYRVCNVTRRPASHQTFPLQLENGQTVERTVAQYFREKYNLQLKYPHLPCLQVGQEQKHTYLPLEVCNIVAGQRCIKKLTDNQTSTMIKATARSAPDRQEEISRLVRSANYEADPFVQEFQFKVRDEMAHVTGRVLPAPMLQYGGRVSSENFLNRTVATPSHGVWDMRGKQFHTGVEIKMWAIACFATQRQCREEILKGFTDQLRKISKDAGMPIQGQPCFCKYAQGADSVEPMFRHLKNTYSGLQLIIVILPGKTPVYAEVKRVGDTLLGMATQCVQVKNVVKTSPQTLSNLCLKINVKLGGINNILVPHQRPSVFQQPVIFLGADVTHPPAGDGKKPSIAAVVGSMDAHPSRYCATVRVQRPRQEVIQDLASMVRELLIQFYKSTRYKPTRIIFYRDGVSEGQFRQVLYYELLAIREACISLEKEYQPGITYIVVQKRHHTRLFCADRNERVGRSGNIPAGTTVDTDITHPYEFDFYLCSHAGIQGTSRPSHYHVLWDDNCFTADEFQLLTYQLCHTYVRCTRSVSIPAPAYYAHLVAFRARYHLVDKEHDSAEGSHVSGQSNGRDPQALAKAVQIHHDTLRTMYFA
- the ago3a gene encoding protein argonaute-3 isoform X2 translates to MEIGTSGVVGAQSLFSMPRRPGYGTMGKPIKLLANCFQVEIPKMDVYLYEVDIKPEKCPRRVNREVVDSMVQHFKVTIFGDRRPVYDGKRSLYTANPLPVAPAGVDLDVTLPGEGGKDRPFKVTIKFVSLVSWHLLHEVLTGRSMPEPLELDKPISTNPVHAVDVVLRHLPSMKYTPVGRSFFSAPEGYDHPLGGGREVWFGFHQSVRPAMWKMMLNIDVSATAFYKAQPVIQFMCEVLDIHNIDEQPRPLTDSHRVKFTKEIKGLKVEVTHCGTMRRKYRVCNVTRRPASHQTFPLQLENGQTVERTVAQYFREKYNLQLKYPHLPCLQVGQEQKHTYLPLEVCNIVAGQRCIKKLTDNQTSTMIKATARSAPDRQEEISRLVRSANYEADPFVQEFQFKVRDEMAHVTGRVLPAPMLQYGGRNRTVATPSHGVWDMRGKQFHTGVEIKMWAIACFATQRQCREEILKGFTDQLRKISKDAGMPIQGQPCFCKYAQGADSVEPMFRHLKNTYSGLQLIIVILPGKTPVYAEVKRVGDTLLGMATQCVQVKNVVKTSPQTLSNLCLKINVKLGGINNILVPHQRPSVFQQPVIFLGADVTHPPAGDGKKPSIAAVVGSMDAHPSRYCATVRVQRPRQEVIQDLASMVRELLIQFYKSTRYKPTRIIFYRDGVSEGQFRQVLYYELLAIREACISLEKEYQPGITYIVVQKRHHTRLFCADRNERVGRSGNIPAGTTVDTDITHPYEFDFYLCSHAGIQGTSRPSHYHVLWDDNCFTADEFQLLTYQLCHTYVRCTRSVSIPAPAYYAHLVAFRARYHLVDKEHDSAEGSHVSGQSNGRDPQALAKAVQIHHDTLRTMYFA